The following are from one region of the Camelus dromedarius isolate mCamDro1 chromosome 16, mCamDro1.pat, whole genome shotgun sequence genome:
- the TIMP2 gene encoding metalloproteinase inhibitor 2 isoform X4 — translation METPVIRAKAVSEKEVDSGNDIYGNPIKRVQYEVKQIKMFKGPDKDIEFIYTAPSSAVCGVSLDVGGKKEYLIAGKAEGNGKMHITLCDFIVPWDTLSTTQKKSLNHRYQMGCECKITRCPMIPCYISAPDECLWMDWVTEKNINGHQAKFFSCIKRSDGSCAWYRGAAPPKQEFLDIEDP, via the exons ATGGAAACTCCAG TGATTCGGGCCAAAGCGGTCAGCGAGAAGGAGGTGGACTCCGGGAACGACATCTACGGCAACCCCATCAAGCGCGTCCAGTACGAGGTCAAGCAGATAAAG aTGTTCAAGGGACCCGACAAGGACATCGAGTTTATCTACACGGCGCCCTCCTCTGCCGTGTGCGGGGTCTCGCTGGACGTCGGAGGAAAGAAGGAGTATCTCATTGCAG GAAAGGCCGAGGGCAATGGCAAAATGCACATCACCCTCTGCGACTTCATCGTGCCCTGGGACACCCTGAGCACCACCCAGAAGAAGAGCCTGAACCACAGGTACCAGATGGGCTGCGAGTGCAAG aTCACGCGCTGCCCCATGATCCCCTGCTACATCTCCGCCCCGGATGAGTGCCTCTGGATGGACTGGGTCACGGAGAAGAACATCAACGGGCACCAGGCCAAGTTCTTCTCCTGCATCAAGAGAAGCGACGGGTCCTGTGCGTGGTACCGCGGGGCGGCACCCCCCAAGCAGGAGTTTCTCGACATCGAGGACCCGTAA
- the TIMP2 gene encoding metalloproteinase inhibitor 2 isoform X1 encodes MGPEPSSVTLAVSFAQSSDCPATPGVGRDTSCFCPWARATGGSVIRAKAVSEKEVDSGNDIYGNPIKRVQYEVKQIKMFKGPDKDIEFIYTAPSSAVCGVSLDVGGKKEYLIAGKAEGNGKMHITLCDFIVPWDTLSTTQKKSLNHRYQMGCECKITRCPMIPCYISAPDECLWMDWVTEKNINGHQAKFFSCIKRSDGSCAWYRGAAPPKQEFLDIEDP; translated from the exons ATGGGCCCAGAGCCCTCCAGCGTGACATTGGCAGTGAGCTTTGCTCAGAGCAGTGACTGCCCCGCCACCCCCGGGGTCGGGAGGGATACGAGCTGCTTCTGCCCCTGGGCCCGGGCAACAGGCGGTTCTG TGATTCGGGCCAAAGCGGTCAGCGAGAAGGAGGTGGACTCCGGGAACGACATCTACGGCAACCCCATCAAGCGCGTCCAGTACGAGGTCAAGCAGATAAAG aTGTTCAAGGGACCCGACAAGGACATCGAGTTTATCTACACGGCGCCCTCCTCTGCCGTGTGCGGGGTCTCGCTGGACGTCGGAGGAAAGAAGGAGTATCTCATTGCAG GAAAGGCCGAGGGCAATGGCAAAATGCACATCACCCTCTGCGACTTCATCGTGCCCTGGGACACCCTGAGCACCACCCAGAAGAAGAGCCTGAACCACAGGTACCAGATGGGCTGCGAGTGCAAG aTCACGCGCTGCCCCATGATCCCCTGCTACATCTCCGCCCCGGATGAGTGCCTCTGGATGGACTGGGTCACGGAGAAGAACATCAACGGGCACCAGGCCAAGTTCTTCTCCTGCATCAAGAGAAGCGACGGGTCCTGTGCGTGGTACCGCGGGGCGGCACCCCCCAAGCAGGAGTTTCTCGACATCGAGGACCCGTAA
- the CEP295NL gene encoding protein DDC8 homolog, with translation MKRNTERAAPWSPSPDDEASLSRQKHKLLQVRERGDVPLQRRQDLQQQESQLLQRLAQVLGAESLGAPDQQVQGLERLWLAHLLGVGGGRAEDCELDLEGLAQRGAARPPRAGGKPRAAVRAEKSHREELVRRQPWRSVSRRGAVDQERPGASRAPGLTPPTPAPPERRKGKRGLSVKTGGGHRPVDPELSRGSDVGKLLALAREIMCLEKWGREAAWDGRRLPGKGSALPAQGPRTTCLHQSPEGPASSPEQLWPAGRAHRSETSSLACPRRFSSKSRWQRELEFAFEELFNTNRKLKKHLSLYLDLKPRTEQSPSEEQGFLGMQSRSRESQREKKARDPEADVVPAGEPMSPAGADAHLTPSKTSLKMLLSTLENPKSHRMAKCVVQNDSTQSPEAGMLMGRKNLFSCSPESGQELPRPCELHPRGQVDRAGLIVARQKQKMQMKRQRPKQLELLKPFEHPKESLGADLQTEPEGGRREPRQANLARLRPDSRPDPGKEGAYDCSPASPSAGFVDDDGHSQMIRDLQQHILEQNKLHKQFLEEARKRLQEFQRLC, from the coding sequence atgaaaagaaacacagagagagcCGCTCCGTGGAGCCCCAGCCCCGACGATGAAGCCTCGCTTTCGAGGCAAAAACACAAGTTGCTGCAAGTCCGAGAGAGGGGAGACGTGCCTCTGCAGAGAAGACAGGACCTCCAGCAGCAGGAGAGCCAGCTGCTCCAGCGTTTGGCCCAGGTGTTGGGGGCAGAGTCGCTGGGGGCCCCAGACCAGCAAGTCCAAGGCCTGGAAAGGCTGTGGTTGGCACATCTGCTGGGTGTGGGGGGCGGACGGGCCGAGGACTGTGAACTTGACTTGGAGGGGCTGGCCCAGCGGGGAGCAGCCAGGCCGCCCAGGGCTGGGGGTAAGCCCCGAGCGGCCGTGCGGGCCGAGAAGAGTCACAGGGAAGAGCTGGTCAGACGGCAGCCCTGGCGTTCCGTGTCCCGGAGGGGAGCAGTGGACCAGGAGAGGCCGGGAGCCTCCAGGGCCCCTGGCCTGACTCCTCCTACCCCGGCCCCcccagagaggagaaaagggaagcgaGGGCTTTCAGTGAAGACTGGCGGGGGCCACCGTCCCGTGGACCCTGAGCTGAGCAGAGGGTCAGACGTGGGGAAGCTCTTGGCTCTGGCAAGGGAGATCATGTGCCTGGAGAAGTGGGGCAGAGAAGCAGCCTGGGACGGCAGGAGGCTGCCGGGGAAGGGGTCAGCTCTCCCCGCCCAAGGCCCGAGAACCACCTGTCTGCACCAGAGTCCCGAGGGCCCAGCCAGCAGCCCGGAGCAGCTGTGGCCGGCTGGCCGGGCCCACAGGAGTGAGACCTCCTCACTGGCGTGCCCACGCAGGTTCAGCAGCAAGAGCAGGTGGCAGAGAGAGCTGGAGTTTGCCTTCGAGGAGTTGTTTAATACAAACAGAAAGCTGAAAAAACACCTGAGCTTGTACCTGGACCTCAAGCCCAGGACAGAGCAGAGCCCCAGTGAAGAACAGGGCTTCTTGGGGATGCAGTCACGGAGCAgggagagccagagagagaagaaagccaGAGACCCAGAGGCAGACGTTGTGCCGGCTGGAGAGCCCATGAGTCCAGCGGGCGCGGACGCCCACCTGACACCATCCAAAACCAGCTTGAAAATGTTACTAAGCACACTGGAGAACCCCAAATCCCATAGGATGGCCAAGTGTGTGGTGCAGAATGACAGTACACAGTCTCCCGAGGCAGGAATGTTGATGGGCAGAAAGAACCTGTTCTCATGTAGCCCGGAATCCGGACAGGAGCTGCCCAGACCCTGTGAGCTTCACCCACGAGGACAGGTGGACAGAGCGGGCCTGATAGTGGCGAGGCAGAAGCAGAAAATGCAGATGAAGCGTCAGAGACCAAAGCAGCTGGAGCTGCTCAAGCCATTCGAGCACCCGAAGGAGAGCTTGGGGGCCGATCTCCAGACGGAGCcagaaggtgggaggagggaaccGAGACAAGCCAACCTGGCCCGTCTGAGGCCCGACTCCCGTCCCGACCCGGGGAAGGAAGGAGCGTATGACTGCAGCCCTGCGTCCCCCTCGGCTGGCTTCGTCGACGATGACGGGCACAGTCAGATGATCCGTGACCTCCAACAGCACATTCTGGAGCAAAACAAGTTGCACAAGCAGTTTCTTGAAGAAGCCAGGAAACGCTTGCAAGAGTTTCAGAGACTATGTTAA
- the TIMP2 gene encoding metalloproteinase inhibitor 2 isoform X3 has product MNRSSPDGEREVAFRAEETCLSRVIRAKAVSEKEVDSGNDIYGNPIKRVQYEVKQIKMFKGPDKDIEFIYTAPSSAVCGVSLDVGGKKEYLIAGKAEGNGKMHITLCDFIVPWDTLSTTQKKSLNHRYQMGCECKITRCPMIPCYISAPDECLWMDWVTEKNINGHQAKFFSCIKRSDGSCAWYRGAAPPKQEFLDIEDP; this is encoded by the exons atgaacagaagttctccagatggagagagagaggtggcaTTCAGGGCAGAAGAAACTTGCCTGTCTAGAG TGATTCGGGCCAAAGCGGTCAGCGAGAAGGAGGTGGACTCCGGGAACGACATCTACGGCAACCCCATCAAGCGCGTCCAGTACGAGGTCAAGCAGATAAAG aTGTTCAAGGGACCCGACAAGGACATCGAGTTTATCTACACGGCGCCCTCCTCTGCCGTGTGCGGGGTCTCGCTGGACGTCGGAGGAAAGAAGGAGTATCTCATTGCAG GAAAGGCCGAGGGCAATGGCAAAATGCACATCACCCTCTGCGACTTCATCGTGCCCTGGGACACCCTGAGCACCACCCAGAAGAAGAGCCTGAACCACAGGTACCAGATGGGCTGCGAGTGCAAG aTCACGCGCTGCCCCATGATCCCCTGCTACATCTCCGCCCCGGATGAGTGCCTCTGGATGGACTGGGTCACGGAGAAGAACATCAACGGGCACCAGGCCAAGTTCTTCTCCTGCATCAAGAGAAGCGACGGGTCCTGTGCGTGGTACCGCGGGGCGGCACCCCCCAAGCAGGAGTTTCTCGACATCGAGGACCCGTAA